A single genomic interval of Daucus carota subsp. sativus chromosome 1, DH1 v3.0, whole genome shotgun sequence harbors:
- the LOC135149217 gene encoding uncharacterized protein LOC135149217, with amino-acid sequence MMKDMVVYEDIDTEFDKAVLGLRQQLKDDEEALEQKIVKLESSIAVAKQLMERFLKTKANKAKSQAALSNTRKVQGLQHLKLTFPKFSEGDDVEDWLQDCNQYFEVFGVIERKKVTVAGMHLEGTARSWYHIYSLHNSICEWKNFAEQFTQRFGKGKQEWLVERFKQLKQTKSMEQYYIEFEGLVGQLKEKIPSLTEEYFLESFIGGMQAEVQQVLRILTPKSREEAYKKAKSLEQNRKGNKGDSNQLKPAAKEKQAVNQGIVLQIEARATEELESTACKDTSISKGNVIVTEGPTTNEDCLNQEQQIEVSVHAIEGLKGSQTITLTGYKNKKQFSILIDGGSTHSFLDEKTASQLKCELVKTKPMRVMVANGNQLVSHYECQGFSWNIGKYKFQTPVKTLPMGSYDLVLGVDWLGSLGPVTFDFKKLEMKFQKGEELIVLQGNHNAGKPRLHQMTADQFVRSCERQEHGLLFILDVVQQPEGSLLSHQRDDGTESERNKEQLQGLLDEYEDIFKAPAGLPPERKIEHSIDLKEGSQPFSMRPYRNSYNQKNEIEILVAEMLESGIIRPSSSPFASPILLVKKKDGSWRFCIDYRKLNSMTIKNKFPIPLIEELLDELHGAKYFTKLDLRAGYHQVRMKERDVEKTAFRTHLGHYEFTVMPFGLTNAPATFQSLMNEVFRPYLRSFTLVFFYDILVYSKTREDHLVHLRKVFQLMRQHTLFAKLSKCEFMTAQVAYLGHVISQQGVAVDQAKVADMASWPIPQNIKALRGFLGLTGYYRKFVKDYGTIARPLTDLLQKDNFHWNKEATEAFRALKEAMASTPVLRLPDFSKEFTIESDACNSGIGAVLTQEGQPLAYFSKALGARGQAMSTYEKELMAVVAAVKKWSAYLMDKHFTIKTDHWSLKYLTEQKISNLLQQKWISKLLGYDYTIVYKKGKDNTVADALSRKFEDSANGSAGNHEDMAEFKGEGMSGSECQDQSNTSNSK; translated from the coding sequence ATGATGAAGGACATGGTAGTTTATGAAGATATAGACACAGAATTTGATAAGGCTGTGTTAGGACTCAGGCAACAGCTTAAAGATGATGAGGAAGCTTTAGAACAAAAAATTGTAAAGCTGGAGTCTAGTATTGCAGTGGCAAAGCAACTGATGGAGAGATTCCTGAAAACAAAAGCTAACAAAGCTAAGAGTCAAGCAGCACTGAGTAACACAAGAAAGGTGCAAGGTTTACAACATCTTAAGCTCACTTTTCCTAAGTTCAGTGAAGGTGATGATGTGGAAGACTGGTTACAGGACTGTAATCAGTACTTTGAGGTATTTGGAGTCATTGAGAGGAAGAAGGTGACAGTTGCTGGGATGCATTTGGAAGGAACTGCCAGGAGTTGGTACCACATCTACTCCCTTCATAATTCGATTTGTGAGTGGAAAAACTTTGCTGAACAGTTTACTCAGAGATTTGGGAAAGGCAAGCAAGAATGGCTGGTGGAAAGGTTTAAACAACTAAAACAGACTAAGTCAATGGAACAATACTACATTGAATTTGAGGGACTGGTGGGGCAACTAAAAGAAAAGATACCCTCTCTGACAGAGGAGTATTTCTTAGAAAGTTTCATTGGGGGAATGCAGGCTGAAGTGCAGCAAGTCCTCAGGATATTGACTCCTAAATCTAGAGAAGAAGCTTATAAAAAAGCTAAGAGTTTAGAACAAAATAGAAAGGGAAACAAAGGGGATTCTAACCAACTTAAGCCAGCAGCCAAGGAGAAACAGGCTGTAAATCAAGGAATTGTGTTACAAATAGAAGCAAGGGCCACAGAGGAGCTTGAATCAACTGCATGCAAGGACACATCAATCAGTAAAGGAAATGTCATAGTCACAGAAGGGCCAACAACTAATGAAGATTGTCTGAATCAGGAGCAGCAGATAGAAGTGTCTGTACATGCCATTGAGGGTCTTAAAGGGAGTCAAACTATTACTTTGACAGGATACAAGAAcaagaagcagttttctattcTGATAGATGGGGGAAGCACCCACAGTTTCTTAGATGAGAAGACAGCTTCACAACTAAAATGTGAGCTGGTTAAAACTAAACCTATGAGAGTCATGGTTGCAAATGGAAATCAGCTGGTTAGTCATTATGAATGTCAAGGATTCTCTTGGAACATTGGTAAATATAAGTTTCAGACTCCTGTGAAAACTTTACCAATGGGAAGCTATGATCTGGTGTTGGGGGTAGATTGGCTGGGTTCTTTAGGTCCTGTAACATTTGACTTTAAGAAACTAGAAATGAAATTCCAAAAGGGAGAAGAGTTGATTGTATTACAAGGAAATCACAATGCTGGTAAACCCAGGCTACACCAAATGACTGCTGATCAGTTTGTGAGAAGTTGTGAGAGGCAAGAGCATGGACTTCTGTTCATTCTGGATGTAGTTCAACAACCAGAAGGATCCTTACTTTCTCATCAGAGGGATGATGGCACTGAATCAGAAAGAAACAAAGAACAGCTTCAAGGTTTGTTGGATGAGTATGAGGATATCTTTAAGGCTCCTGCAGGGTTGCCTCCTGAGAGGAAAATAGAGCATTCAATTGACTTAAAAGAGGGCTCACAGCCTTTCTCTATGAGGCCCTATAGGAACTCTTATAACCAGAAGAATGAAATTGAAATTCTAGTTGCAGAAATGCTGGAATCTGGGATAATTAGGCCTAGCAGCTCACCATTTGCATCTCCTATTTTACTGGTGAAGAAGAAGGATGGGAGCTGGAGGTTTTGCATCGACTACAGGAAGCTAAATTCAATGACTATAAAGAATAAGTTTCCAATTCCTCTAATTGAAGAACTGTTAGATGAGCTTCATGGGGCTAAGTACTTCACTAAGCTAGATCTAAGAGCTGGCTACCACCAAGTCAGGATGAAAGAAAGGGATGTAGAaaaaacagcttttagaactCATTTGGGGCACTATGAATTTACTGTCATGCCATTTGGCCTCACCAATGCCCCTGCTActtttcagagtttgatgaatgAAGTCTTCAGGCCCTATTTGAGGAGTTTCACTCTGGTTTTTTTTTATGACATTTTGGTCTACTCTAAGACCAGGGAAGATCATCTGGTACACTTAAGGAAGGTCTTTCAGCTAATGAGGCAACACACTTTATTTGCTAAGctttctaaatgtgaatttaTGACTGCTCAAGTTGCTTACTTAGGACATGTCATATCACAACAAGGGGTAGCTGTAGACCAAGCTAAAGTTGCTGACATGGCTTCCTGGCCTATACCTCAGAATATAAAGGCACTAAGGGGGTTTCTGGGCTTAACTGGATATTATAGGAAATTTGTGAAGGATTATGGTACTATAGCCAGGCCTCTGACAGACTTactgcagaaagacaatttccaCTGGAATAAAGAAGCTACTGAGGCTTTCAGGGCTCTTAAGGAGGCTATGGCTAGTACTCCAGTACTGAGGCTGCCAGACTTTAGTAAGGAGTTTACTATTGAGTCTGATGCTTGTAACTCTGGTATTGGTGCTGTGTTGACTCAAGAAGGACAGCCTCTGGCTTATTTCAGCAAGGCATTGGGTGCAAGGGGACAAGCAATGTCTACCTATGAAAAAGAACTAATGGCAGTAGTAGCAGCTGTGAAGAAGTGGTCTGCCTATCTCATGGACAAGCATTTTACTATCAAGACTGATCATTGGTCCTTGAAGTATTTGACTGAGCAAAAGATCAGTAATTTGCTGCAGCAAAAGTGGATTAGCAAGTTATTAGGCTATGACTACACAATTGTGTATAAAAAAGGCAAAGACAACACTGTGGCTGATGCTTTGTCCAGGAAATTTGAAGATTCTGCAAATGGAAGTGCTGGCAACCATGAGGACATGGCTGAATTTAAGGGGGAAGGAATGTCAGGATCAGAATGTCAGGATCAGAGCAATACTAGTAATAGCAAGTAG
- the LOC108208525 gene encoding uncharacterized protein LOC108208525: protein MAACTHDHSCEEHDCSSDWSLYKHIDLPKVSALNEAVPGSVKSVFKAWEQRLSISEGHLESNEGDPELIVFIPFTSDVKIKSISIIGGSDGTSPSKMRAFINRDGIDFSDAQTMQPVQEWELAENTEGLLEYQTRYSRFQGVGSLTLHFPDNYGGDTSEIHYIGLKGEATQLRRDVVATIVYELMPNPSDHKTRAEGGGGLSRVE, encoded by the exons ATGGCTGCTTGTACGCACGATCACAGCTGCGAAGAACACGATTGTTCTTCCGATTGGTCTCTCTACAAACACATTGATCTTCCCAAG GTGTCTGCTTTGAATGAGGCTGTTCCAGGAAGTGTAAAGTCAGTTTTTAAAGCTTGGGAACAGCGTTTGAGTATTTCAGAG GGTCACTTGGAAAGCAACGAGGGGGATCCAGAGTTGATCGTTTTCATTCC attTACTTCAGATGTTAAGATCAAGAGCATTTCGATCATTGGTGGCAGTGATGGAACAAGTCCTTCTAAGATGAGAGC GTTTATAAATCGAGATGGTATAGACTTTTCAGACGCTCAAACTATGCAACCAGTTCag GAATGGGAATTGGCTGAAAATACAGAAGGACTTTTAGAATACCAGACAAG ATATTCTAGGTTTCAAGGTGTTGGAAGTCTCACCTTGCATTTTCCTGATAATTATGGTGGCGACACATCGGAAATTCATTACATTGGCTTGAAAGGTGAAGCCACCCAG TTGAGGAGGGATGTTGTTGCGACGATTGTCTATGAACTCATGCCCAACCCATCTGATCACAA GACACGAGCGGAGGGGGGAGGTGGACTCTCACGTGTGGAATGA
- the LOC108204322 gene encoding ATP-dependent 6-phosphofructokinase 3 has protein sequence MATKTGQQDKMMKVEKGEYGYVLEDVPHLTDYIPDLPTFPNPLRFNPAYSVVKQYFVDVDDTVPQKVVVHKNSSRGIHFRRAGPRQKVYFDSDEVHACIVTCGGLCPGLNTVIREIVCALYNMYGVTKVLGIDGGYRGFYSKNTIPLTPKIVNDIHKRGGTIIGTSRGGHDTAKIVDSIQDREINQVYIIGGDGTQRGAAVIYEEIRRRGLKVAVAGIPKTIDNDIPVIDKSFGFDTAVEEAQRAINAAHVEAESTENGIGVVKLMGRYSGFIAMYATLASRDVDLCLIPESPFYLDGEGGLFEYVEKRLKEDGHMVIVIAEGAGQELLSKSTVHEKDASGNKLLKDVGLWISHRIKDHFANHKMAITLKYIDPTYMIRAIPSNASDNVYCTLLAQSCVHGAMAGYTGYTSGLVNGRQTYIPFNRITEMQNKVVITDRMWARLLSSTNQPSFLGPKDAVEVKNEPAPSSQLLESENCNCEDKAAK, from the exons ATGGCGACAAAAACAGGGCAACAAGACAAGATGATGAAGGTGGAGAAAGGTGAATATGGTTATGTGCTTGAAGATGTTCCTCATTTGACTGATTACATTCCTGATCTTCCT ACTTTTCCCAATCCGCTGCGATTCAATCCTGCATATTCAGTTGTAAA GCAGTACTTTGTTGATGTTGATGATACAGTACCTCAGAAG gtTGTCGTTCACAAGAACAGTTCTAGGGGCATACATTTTAGACGCGCTGGACCTCGCCAGAAG GTGTATTTTGATTCAGATGAGGTGCATGCTTGTATTGTAACTTGTGGCGGTTTGTGCCCTGGGTTAAATACAGTGATAAGGGAAATTGTATGTGCGCTATACAACATGTATGGTGTCACCAAAGTCCTTGGTATAGAT GGAGGATATAGAGGCTTTTACTCAAAGAACACCATTCCTCTAACACCAAAGATTGTAAATGACATCCATAAACGCGGTGGCACAATTATTGGCACATCTCGAGGGGGGCATGACACTGCAAAGATTGTTGACAGCATTCAAGACCGAGAAATTAATCAG GTTTACATTATTGGAGGCGATGGGACTCAAAGAGGAGCAGCTGTCATTTATGAg GAAATTAGACGACGTGGCCTAAAAGTTGCAGTTGCAGGAATCCCAAAAACAATCGACAATGACATCCCG GTCATTGACAAGTCATTTGGTTTTGATACTGCTGTAGAGGAAGCACAACGAGCCATCAACGCGGCACATGTTGAAGCTGAAAGTACTGAGAATGGTATCGGTGTAGTGAAGCTTATGGGTCGTTACAGTG GATTCATTGCCATGTATGCCACTCTTGCTAGCCGAGATGTGGATTTGTGTTTGATTCCAGAGTCACCCTTCTATCTAGATGGAGAAGGTGGTCTCTTTGAGTATGTTGAGAAAAGGCTTAAAGAAGATGGGCACATGGTTATCGTTATAGCTGAAGGAGCAGGTCAAGAGCTACTTTCAAAGAGCACCGTACATGAGAAAGATGCTTCAGGAAACAAACTTCTAAAAGATGTTGGCCTTTGGATCTCTCATAGGATCAAG GATCATTTTGCGAATCACAAGATGGCCATCACTCTCAAGTATATAG ATCCTACGTACATGATCCGTGCTATTCCGAGTAATGCCTCTGACAATGTGTATTGCACACTCCTTGCTCAAAGCTGTGTACATGGAGCAATGGCAGGGTACACTGGTTACACAAGTGGGCTGGTCAATGGGAGACAGACATACATTCCTTTCAAT CGTATCACCGAGATGCAGAATAAGGTTGTAATAACTGACAGGATGTGGGCAAGACTTCTTTCTTCAACAAACCAGCCAAGTTTTTTGGGACCAAAAGATGCAGTTGAGGTGAAGAATGAACCAGCACCATCCAGCCAATTGTTGGAAAGCGAAAACTGTAATTGTGAGGACAAGGCAGCCAAGTAG
- the LOC108204323 gene encoding serine/threonine-protein kinase Aurora-2 has protein sequence MGADAETQPNHKASTEAASEEKKRWTLNDFDIGKPLGRGKFGHVYLAREKRSNHIVALKVLFKSQLKQSQVEHQLRREVEIQSHLRHPNILRLYGYFYDQKRVYLILEYAAKGELYKELQKCKYFSERRAATYVASLARALIYCHGKHVIHRDIKPENLLVGAQGELKIADFGWSVHTFNRRQTMCGTLDYLPPEMVESVEHDASVDIWSLGVLCYEFLYGVPPFEAKEHSDTYRRIVQVDLKFPAKPIVSSSAKDLISQMLVKETSSRLPLHKLLEHPWIIQNADPSGVYRG, from the exons ATGGGTGCCGATGCAGAGACGCAACCCAACCACAAG GCATCCACTGAAGCTGCATCTGAGGAGAAGAAAAGGTGGACGCTTAATGACTTTGACATTGGGAAACCTCTTGGAAGGGGAAAGTTCGGTCATGTTTATCTAGCTAGGGAAAAGAGG AGCAATCATATTGTAGCGCTGAAGGTACTTTTCAAGAGCCAACTGAAACAGTCTCAGGTGGAGCATCAGCTACGCCGTGAAGTTGAGATCCAAAGCCATCTTCGACACCCTAATATTTTGAGACTTTATGGATACTTCTATGATCAG AAAAGAGTTTACTTGATATTGGAATATGCTGCCAAGGGAGAGCTATACAAGGAGCTGCAGAAGTGCAAGTACTTTAGTGAAAGGCGTGCTGCTACT TATGTTGCGTCTCTAGCTCGGGCACTCATATATTGTCACGGAAAGCATGTTATTCACAGAGACATAAAACCAGAGAACCTTTTGGTTGGTGCACAG GGAGAACTTAAGATTGCAGATTTTGGGTGGTCAGTGCACACATTTAACAGAAGGCAGACCATGTGCGGAACTTTGGATTATCTGCCACCTGAGATGG TGGAAAGTGTGGAGCATGATGCGAGTGTAGACATCTGGAGTCTTGGTGTCCTTTGCTATGAGTTCCTTTATGGTGTCCCTCCGTTTGAGGCAAAGGAACATTCAGATACATACAGAAG AATTGTGCAAGTGGATTTGAAGTTTCCTGCAAAGCCTATCGTCTCTTCATCTGCAAAAGATCTAATCAGTCAG ATGCTTGTAAAAGAAACTTCTTCCCGTCTACCATTGCACAAGCTCCTTGAGCATCCTTGGATCATCCAAAATGCAGACCCCTCTGGGGTTTATAGAGGCTGA